One window from the genome of Choloepus didactylus isolate mChoDid1 chromosome 2, mChoDid1.pri, whole genome shotgun sequence encodes:
- the MIA3 gene encoding transport and Golgi organization protein 1 homolog isoform X5, with product MDSVPATVPSVTASPGDPELLGSLSVLYAALIAELLELVATLPDDVRPGPDFYGLPWKPVLITAFLGIVSFTIFFWRTVLVVKNRVYQVTEQQISEKMKNIMKENAELVQKLSNYEQKIKESKKHVQETKKQNVILSDEAIKFKDKIKRLEETNEILGDTAKNLRVMLESEREQNAKNQDLILENKKSIEKLKDVISVNASEFSEVQIALNEAKLSEEKVKSECHRVQEENGRLKKKKEQLQQEIEDWSKSHAELSEQIKSFQKSQKDLEGAFIHKDDNIDALTNCITQLNRLDCESESEVKNKGGNGLDELANGEVGGDRNERMKNQIKQMMDVSRTKTAIAVVEEDLKLLQVKLRASMSTKCNLEDEIKKLEDDRSSLQSAKAGLEDDCKTLRQKVEILNELYQQKEMALQKKLSQEEYERQEREQRLSAADEKAVLTAEEVKTYKRRIEEMEDELQKTELSFKEQIATHEKKAHENWLRARATERAIAEEKREAANLRQKLLEVTQKMAMLQEEPVIVKPMPGRPNAQNPPRRGPLSQNGSFGPSPVSGGECSPPLTVDPPGRPLSATLNRREMPRGEFGSVDGPLTRPRWSSDAFGKPSTSDPGSGGAAPVVSSSRSSSPAKVMDEGKVNTAAKGPSPFPGVPRMSSPVGGPLPPPIRYGPPPQLCGPFGPRPLPPPFGPGLRPPLGLREYAPGMPPGKWDLPLDPREFLPGHTSFKPLGSLGPREYFIPGTQLPPPTHGHQDYPPSPAARDLLPSGSRDEPPPTPQSSSQDPSQALKQSP from the exons ATGGACTCAGTACCTGCCACTGTGCCTTCTGTCACCGCTTCCCCGGGGGACCCGGAACTTCTAGGATCCCTGTCGGTGCTGTACGCAGCCCTCATAGCTGAGCTACTGGAG CTAGTTGCTACATTGCCTGATGATGTTCGGCCTGGGCCTGATTTTTATGGCCTGCCATGGAAGCCTGTACTTATCACTGCCTTTTTGGGAATCGTTTCATTCACCATCTTCTTCTGGAGAACTGTCCTTGTT gtaAAAAATAGAGTTTATCAAG tcaCTGAACAGCAAATTTCTgagaaaatgaagaatatcatGAAAGAAAATGCAGAACTTGTACAAAAATTGTCAAATTATGAACAGAAG aTCAAGGAATCAAAGAAACATGTTCAAGAAACCAAGAAACAAAATGTAATTCTCTCTGATGAGGCAATTAAATTTAAG GATAAAATCAAGAGACTTGAAGAAACTAATGAAATTTTGGGTGACACTGCTAAAAATCTGCGTGTTATGTTAGAATCAGAGAGAGAACAGAATGCCAAGAATCAGGACTTG ATACTGGAAAACAAGAAATCTATAGAGAAGTTAAAAGATGTTATTTCAGTAAATGCCTCAGAATTTTCAGAG GTTCAAATTGCCCTTAATGAAGCTAAACTTAGTGAAGAGAAGGTGAAGTCTGAATGCCATCGGGTTCAAGAAGAAAATGGGAGGCTTAAGAAGAAGAAGGAGCAG TTGCAGCAGGAAATCGAAGACTGGAGTAAATCACATGCTGAGCTCAGTGAGCAAATCAAATCATTTCAGAAGTCTCAGAAAGATTTGGAAGGAGCTTTTATTCACAAAGATGATAATATTGAT GCATTGACTAATTGCATTACACAGCTGAATCGTTTAGATTGTGAATCTGAATCTGAGgttaaaaataaaggaggaaatggGTTGGATGAATTAGCAAATGGAGAAGTGGGAG GTGACCGGAATGAGAGGatgaaaaatcaaattaaacaGATGATGGATGTGTCTCgg ACAAAAACTGCAATAGCAGTAGTTGAAGAAGATCTAAAGCTATTACAAGTGAAGCTGAGAGCTTCAATGTCCACTAAATGTAATCTGGAAG ATGAGATAAAGAAATTAGAAGATGATCGCAGTTCACTGCAGTCTGCCAAAGCTGGCCTGGAAGATGATTGCAAAACCCTGAGGCAGAAAGTAGAGATTCTGAATGAACTCTATCAGCAGAAAGAGATGGCTCTGCAGAA GAAGTTGAGTCAAGAAGAGTATGAGCGGCAAGAAAGAGAGCAGCGACTATCAGCTGCAGATGAAAAAGCGGTTTTGACTGCAGAGGAAGTAAAAACTTACAA GCGGAGAATTGAAGAAATGGAGGATGAATTACAGAAAACGGAGCTCTCATTTAAAGAACAG ATTGCTACTCATGAAAAGAAAGCTCATGAGAACTGG CTCAGAGCTCGTGCTACAGAAAGAGCTATAGCTGAAGAGAAAAGGGAAGCTGCTAACTTGAGACAGAA ATTACTGGAAGTAACCCAAAAGATGGCAATGCTGCAAGAAGAACCTGTGATTGTAAAGCCAATGCCAGGAAGACCTAATGCACAAAACCCACCACGGAGAG GTCCTCTGAGCCAGAATGGCTCTTTTGGCCCATCCCCTGTGAGCGGTGGAGAATGCTCCCCTCCGCTCACAGTGGACCCACCTGGGAGACCTCTCTCTGCTACTCTTAATCGAAGAGAGATGCCTAGAGGTGAATTTG gTTCAGTTGATGGGCCTCTAACTCGTCCTCGATGGTCATCTGACGCATTTGGGAAACCTTCCACCTCTG ATCCGGGATCTGGTGGGGCAGCTCCTGTGGTGAGTAGCTCAAGAAGCTCTTCCCCTGCTAAGGTGATGGATGAGGGCAAG GTTAATACAGCTGCAAAGGGGCCCTCTCCTTTCCCAGGAGTTCCCCGCATGAGCTCTCCTGTGGGAGGCCCTCTACCACCACCCATTCGATATGGACCACCTCCTCAACTCTGTGGGCCTTTTGGGCCTCGGCCACTTCCTCCACCATTTG GTCCCGGTTTGCGTCCACCACTAGGCTTAAGAGAATATGCACCAGGCATGCCCCCTGGAAAATGGGACCTGCCTCTTGATCCTCGAGAATTTTTACCAGGACACACTTCTTTTAAACCTTTAGGCTCTCTTGGCCCAAGAGAGTACTTTATTCCTGGTACCCAATTACCACCCCCAACCCATGGTCACCAGGACTATCCGCCTTCACCTGCTGCAAGAGACTTACTGCCTTCAGGCTCTAGAGATGAGCCCCCACCTACTCCTCAGAGCAGTAGCCAGGACCCTTCACAGGCTTTAAAACAGAGCCCTTAA